The following are from one region of the Aspergillus chevalieri M1 DNA, chromosome 1, nearly complete sequence genome:
- a CDS encoding ankyrin repeat-containing protein ANK1 (COG:S;~EggNog:ENOG410PQM3;~InterPro:IPR002110,IPR020683,IPR036770;~PFAM:PF13606,PF12796;~go_function: GO:0005515 - protein binding [Evidence IEA]): MADDGASPRELVVEACRRDQPHLIEQVLEGMQGKSNEEVAEFFNGVVDALGNYALHICAMYGSYDTMDSLFDIQYFECDPVTRRDQETPLHTAVRYANEKEAEVGTEMIKMMCEAGCDPRVRNKAGQKPIELVYNNQEAKAALQQAEYILAEGLRDDAETGSVHDSASDSE, translated from the exons ATGGCGGACGAT GGTGCCTCTCCCCGCGAACTGGTCGTCGAGGCCTGCCGACGGGACCAGCCGCATTTGATCGAACAAGTTCTCGAAGGCATGCAGGGGAAATCCAACGAGGAGGTTGCGGAATTCTTCAACGGCGTGGTGGATGCATTGGGTAACTACGCTCTTCACATCTGTGCCATGTACGGCAGTT ATGACACCATGGACTCCCTATTCGACATCCAATACTTCGAATGTGACCCCGTCACCCGCCGTGACCAAGAAACCCCCCTCCACACCGCCGTGCGCTACGCCAACGAGAAGGAAGCCGAGGTGGGCACGGAGATGATCAAGATGATGTGCGAAGCAGGCTGCGATCCGCGCGTTAGGAATAAGGCTGGGCAAAAACCGATCGAGCTGGTGTACAACAACCAGGAAGCCAAGGctgcgctgcagcaggcggAATACATTCTTGCAGAGGGTCTTAGGGATGAT